In the genome of Xenopus laevis strain J_2021 chromosome 1S, Xenopus_laevis_v10.1, whole genome shotgun sequence, one region contains:
- the LOC121398745 gene encoding uncharacterized protein LOC121398745, producing the protein MPSFPVAPGGDEFMSLIQASVTAATWKGYDGSSPVVLLVGHSYICRAALRAENRPGGKNLGFSGTRVIWRGISGMRWLQVLPEVVRFSRAYDGPLVLVIHAGGNDLCQVRVAELISLIKSDMVRFPPFFMDLVIVWSELVPRLAWITGDIDKFLAEMKLKAKDCEFKDTEDLMLRDKIVFSITNPALKEKLLADSDLTLEKAVSDCRIKETTKAS; encoded by the exons ATGCCCAGCTTCCCTGTGGCCCCTGGTGGAGACGAATTTATGAGTTTGATACAGGCATCGGTTACGGCAGCGACATGGAAGGGTTACG ACGGATCATCTCCTGTGGTGCTTCTGGTGGGGCACTCATACATCTGTCGAGCGGCACTGCGTGCGGAGAATCGTCCAGGGGGAAAAAACCTTGGTTTTTCCGGCACACGTGTGATTTGGCGAGGCATCAGTGGCATGCGGTGGCTGCAAGTACTCCCTGAGGTGGTTCGCTTTAGCCGAGCTTATGATGGCCCGCTGGTACTGGTAATTCACGCTGGGGGTAATGATTTGTGCCAAGTTCGGGTAGCTGAGCTTATTTCTCTCATAAAATCTGATATGGTTCGTTTCCCCCCATTTTTTATGGATTTGGTTATAGTTTGGTCTGAGTTGGTGCCCAGGTTGGCGTGGA TCACTGGGGATATAGACAAGTTTCTGGCAGAGATGAAACTGAAAGCAAAAGATTGTGAATTTAAAGACACAGAAGATCTCATGCTCAGAGATAAAATTGTGTTCAGCATTACCAATCCTGCACTGAAAGAGAAACTGTTAGCTGATTCTGATTTAACATTAGAGAAAGCTGTGTCAGACTGCAGAATTAAAGAGACAACAAAAGCAAGTTGA